One Nocardia sp. BMG111209 DNA segment encodes these proteins:
- a CDS encoding DUF1906 domain-containing protein codes for MHSRALTRRTLLGYGAALTTAAATTLTMVGLSVEDAQIAEADPLGTLLDYAGGVPGADAIRDAGHAGVIRYVSDRRPGAEWMEGKPLQAREVDALRVAGLSIVSNYQFGKGPTADWRGGLEAGKRHGDRGVALHRAAGGPDAAPIYASIDDNPSAEEFAEQIVPYLLGWQAVVGPQRLGVYANSPTIGWARDAGLGAWFWQHNWGTPTGYVHPAANLHQFEIDRRSVDGIAVDVNSILTTQYGQW; via the coding sequence ATGCATTCGCGCGCACTCACTCGCCGGACTCTGCTGGGATACGGCGCCGCGCTGACCACTGCCGCCGCCACGACGCTGACCATGGTCGGACTGTCGGTGGAGGACGCCCAGATCGCCGAGGCGGATCCGCTCGGCACACTGCTCGACTACGCGGGCGGCGTCCCCGGCGCCGACGCGATCCGGGACGCCGGGCACGCCGGTGTGATCCGTTATGTATCGGATCGGCGGCCCGGAGCGGAATGGATGGAGGGAAAACCGTTGCAGGCGCGCGAGGTCGATGCGCTGCGGGTGGCGGGACTGTCCATCGTGTCGAACTACCAGTTCGGCAAGGGACCGACCGCCGATTGGCGCGGCGGCCTGGAAGCCGGTAAGCGGCACGGGGATCGGGGAGTGGCCCTGCACCGCGCCGCCGGCGGCCCGGACGCCGCGCCGATCTACGCCTCCATCGACGACAACCCGTCCGCCGAGGAATTCGCCGAGCAGATCGTGCCGTATCTGCTCGGCTGGCAGGCGGTGGTGGGCCCGCAGCGGCTCGGCGTCTACGCCAACTCACCCACCATCGGATGGGCCCGCGACGCCGGCTTGGGTGCCTGGTTCTGGCAGCACAATTGGGGCACCCCGACCGGCTACGTCCATCCGGCCGCGAATCTGCACCAGTTCGAGATCGATCGGCGTTCGGTGGACGGGATCGCGGTCGACGTGAACTCGATCCTGACCACGCAGTACGGCCAGTGGTGA
- a CDS encoding GNAT family N-acetyltransferase — protein sequence MPAPVTLTGRHVRLEPLAPHHVPGLAEAGATDREVYAFTPVPHGPAEAAAYVAQAMTDHMAGTALAFAMIATADGRVLGSTRFTRFDYWQGPMVWPIVHGLPVGDPVLAIPDAAEIGNTWLSPRARGTGVNLESKLLLLQHAFEVWRVRRIAMRADVRNLRSRIAIERLGATSDGVRRAHSRGLDGEVRSTAFYSILDEEWPVARGTIEQQLASSSRLLNA from the coding sequence GTGCCTGCACCCGTTACTCTCACCGGTCGCCACGTGCGACTGGAACCCCTTGCGCCACATCATGTTCCGGGACTCGCCGAGGCGGGCGCCACGGACCGTGAGGTGTACGCGTTCACGCCCGTGCCACACGGGCCGGCCGAGGCGGCCGCCTACGTGGCGCAGGCGATGACCGATCACATGGCGGGTACCGCGCTGGCCTTCGCGATGATCGCGACGGCCGACGGCCGGGTGCTGGGTTCCACCCGGTTCACCCGGTTCGACTACTGGCAGGGGCCGATGGTCTGGCCGATCGTGCACGGCCTGCCGGTGGGCGATCCGGTGCTCGCCATTCCCGATGCGGCCGAGATCGGCAACACCTGGCTGTCGCCGCGGGCGCGCGGCACCGGTGTCAATCTGGAGTCGAAACTGCTGCTGTTGCAACACGCCTTCGAGGTCTGGCGGGTGCGCCGCATCGCCATGCGGGCCGATGTGCGCAATCTGCGCTCGCGGATCGCCATCGAGCGGCTCGGCGCGACCAGTGACGGGGTGCGGCGGGCGCATTCGCGCGGTCTGGACGGCGAGGTGCGCAGCACCGCGTTCTACTCGATCCTCGACGAGGAGTGGCCCGTCGCGCGCGGCACCATCGAACAGCAGCTGGCCTCGAGTTCCAGGCTGCTGAACGCCTGA
- a CDS encoding YafY family protein, producing the protein MSSTTLRTLRLLSLLQDRTHTGPELAERLGVSDRTLRQDVARLRELGYPVHAGRGSAGGYRLGQGSAMPPLLLDDDEAVAIAVAAGLAEDGSTGIADIDRSIARALAKLQRIMPKRLQRKVSALRSATDIGPAVTGSVEPDAPVPAQRLTLLAEAVRAGRVLYLDDVPVEPYRLISWQRRWYLVAYERNSHVWRALPVAGPARVEPGAEHFAARALPDEDLTAFVLREIASAGWRVHARITVLAPAETVLARINPTVGVVEPVDDVSCVLLTGADTLETIAIYLSMLMMDFRVDGPPELVAHIRTLGRRYLEAVPREDA; encoded by the coding sequence GTGAGCTCGACCACACTGCGGACGCTCCGGCTGCTGTCGCTGTTGCAGGACCGCACGCACACCGGTCCGGAACTGGCCGAGCGGCTGGGGGTCAGCGACCGCACCCTGCGCCAGGACGTCGCCCGGCTGCGTGAACTCGGATATCCGGTGCATGCGGGGCGGGGTTCGGCCGGTGGTTACCGGCTCGGGCAGGGCAGTGCGATGCCGCCGTTGCTGCTCGACGACGACGAGGCCGTGGCGATCGCGGTCGCCGCCGGGCTGGCCGAGGACGGGTCCACCGGTATCGCCGATATCGACCGGAGCATCGCGCGGGCCCTGGCGAAGTTGCAGCGGATCATGCCGAAACGGTTGCAGCGCAAGGTGTCGGCGCTGCGGTCGGCCACCGACATCGGCCCCGCGGTGACCGGTTCGGTGGAACCGGACGCACCGGTGCCGGCGCAGCGGCTGACCCTGCTCGCCGAGGCCGTGCGGGCGGGCCGGGTGCTGTACCTCGACGATGTCCCGGTCGAGCCGTATCGGCTGATCAGCTGGCAGCGGCGGTGGTATCTGGTTGCCTACGAACGGAATTCGCACGTCTGGCGGGCGCTGCCGGTGGCCGGGCCGGCGCGGGTGGAACCGGGCGCCGAGCACTTCGCCGCCCGCGCGCTGCCGGACGAGGATCTCACCGCCTTCGTACTCCGCGAGATCGCCTCCGCCGGTTGGCGGGTGCACGCCCGGATCACCGTGCTCGCACCCGCCGAAACCGTACTGGCCCGGATCAATCCGACGGTCGGTGTGGTCGAGCCGGTCGACGACGTCAGTTGTGTACTGCTCACCGGCGCCGACACCCTGGAGACCATCGCGATCTATCTGAGCATGCTGATGATGGATTTCCGTGTCGACGGACCGCCGGAACTGGTGGCGCACATCCGCACTCTGGGCCGCAGGTACCTGGAGGCGGTGCCGCGGGAGGACGCCTGA
- a CDS encoding TIGR03086 family metal-binding protein — translation MSIIATTGNSAAVTLAPIWRDVLATSLRALTEVVAEVRTDQGELATPCAEWTVTQVIQHAAGDQLAFARALGVGAGPAYDPFAPSGVLDVPATGLVAAAAADSAAAWATVADDAETVPTPLPHGDLPTPIAAVLCALDAAVHAWDIAVTIGRPSPLTEDLAAALLLAADGVIEPLRQWGAYAPVVAGESGDTAVEHLLRYLGRTPRR, via the coding sequence GTGAGCATCATCGCCACCACCGGAAATTCGGCCGCGGTCACCCTCGCCCCGATCTGGCGCGACGTCCTCGCCACCTCGTTGCGGGCACTGACCGAGGTGGTCGCCGAGGTCCGCACGGATCAGGGCGAATTGGCCACGCCGTGCGCGGAATGGACCGTCACCCAGGTGATCCAGCACGCCGCCGGCGATCAGCTCGCCTTCGCCCGCGCACTCGGCGTCGGCGCGGGCCCGGCCTACGACCCGTTCGCACCGTCCGGCGTCCTCGACGTCCCGGCCACCGGTCTGGTCGCCGCGGCCGCCGCCGACAGCGCCGCGGCCTGGGCCACCGTGGCCGACGACGCCGAGACCGTCCCGACCCCGCTGCCGCACGGCGACCTGCCCACCCCGATCGCCGCCGTGCTGTGCGCACTGGACGCCGCCGTGCACGCCTGGGATATCGCCGTCACGATCGGCCGCCCGTCCCCGCTGACCGAGGACCTGGCCGCGGCGCTGCTGCTCGCCGCCGACGGCGTGATCGAGCCACTGCGGCAGTGGGGCGCCTACGCGCCGGTCGTCGCGGGCGAATCCGGCGATACCGCGGTCGAACACCTGCTGCGGTATCTCGGCCGCACCCCGCGGCGCTGA
- a CDS encoding serine/threonine-protein kinase: METGRTTVDGRFELIEPLGSGGMGTVWRAYDLALHREVALKEVRPAEGDVKQRERVLREARALARINHRNVVAIHHIVDTPAEQFPWIVMELVRGRSLSDHLALGPMHPMRAAQIGRGLLAGLRAAHAVGVLHRDIKPANVLMREDDSPVLTDFGIAAMEGNDGLTSTGVVIGSLDYLAPERLAGIEGNPASDLWSLGMLLFTAVEGYQPMHRETSVATLAAIMQGTVPPARHAGPLSQTLQALLVTDPDYRPPADVVDNLLAHAAQGSIAPVQGPRPPAAATHRAAPVRTSSPGRRGILIGASVLVVAAAATAAVLVWPKSGAGNTLEAQPSTTAPVQPGDTATDDTDTVSAAPTSAARGKQVTGTLLTPDGIRTAITALEQATGGQQFTETTIYPSYVNTGAPVRNQPKLYDEYTYRDGKGSRTGPGGQLSTKTVALRSINWDNLPALLDAADAQLGVPNPTMRYIIIDPAWTFNDDRPTIRVYLTDDYGGAYLAADTDGTVVTVMPRK; the protein is encoded by the coding sequence GTGGAAACCGGGCGGACAACGGTCGACGGGCGTTTCGAGTTGATCGAACCGCTCGGCAGTGGCGGCATGGGAACGGTATGGCGAGCTTATGATCTCGCCCTGCATCGTGAGGTGGCGCTGAAGGAGGTGCGTCCCGCCGAGGGCGACGTCAAGCAGCGGGAGCGGGTCCTGCGGGAGGCGAGGGCCCTGGCCCGGATCAACCACCGCAATGTGGTGGCGATCCATCACATCGTGGACACCCCCGCGGAACAGTTCCCCTGGATCGTGATGGAGCTGGTCCGCGGCCGTTCCCTCTCCGACCATCTCGCCCTCGGCCCGATGCATCCGATGCGGGCCGCGCAGATCGGCCGCGGCCTGCTCGCCGGACTGCGAGCAGCGCACGCCGTCGGCGTCCTGCACCGCGACATCAAGCCCGCGAATGTGCTGATGCGCGAGGACGATTCACCGGTCCTCACCGATTTCGGCATCGCCGCGATGGAGGGCAACGACGGCCTCACCTCCACCGGCGTGGTGATCGGCTCGCTGGATTACCTTGCGCCGGAACGGCTCGCGGGCATCGAGGGCAATCCTGCCTCGGACCTCTGGTCGCTGGGCATGCTGCTGTTCACCGCGGTGGAGGGCTACCAGCCGATGCACCGCGAGACCTCCGTCGCCACCCTGGCCGCGATCATGCAGGGCACGGTCCCGCCCGCCCGGCACGCCGGCCCCCTGTCGCAGACCCTGCAGGCCCTGCTGGTGACCGACCCCGACTACCGCCCGCCGGCCGACGTCGTGGACAACCTCCTGGCCCACGCCGCCCAGGGTTCGATCGCCCCTGTCCAAGGGCCGCGCCCGCCCGCCGCCGCGACACACCGGGCCGCCCCCGTCCGGACCTCCTCCCCCGGCCGCCGCGGCATCCTGATCGGCGCCTCGGTACTGGTGGTCGCCGCCGCCGCGACCGCGGCAGTACTGGTCTGGCCGAAATCCGGCGCCGGCAACACCCTCGAGGCCCAGCCGAGCACGACCGCCCCGGTCCAGCCCGGCGACACCGCCACCGACGACACCGACACCGTCTCGGCCGCCCCGACCAGCGCGGCCCGCGGCAAACAGGTCACCGGAACCCTGCTCACCCCCGACGGCATCCGCACCGCGATCACCGCACTCGAACAGGCCACCGGCGGACAGCAATTCACCGAAACCACGATCTATCCGAGCTATGTGAACACCGGCGCGCCGGTGCGCAACCAGCCCAAGCTCTACGACGAGTACACCTACCGCGACGGCAAGGGCAGCCGCACCGGCCCGGGAGGTCAGCTGAGCACCAAGACGGTGGCGCTGCGCTCGATCAACTGGGACAACCTGCCCGCCCTGCTGGACGCCGCCGACGCACAACTGGGCGTCCCGAATCCCACCATGCGCTACATCATCATCGACCCCGCGTGGACGTTCAACGACGACCGCCCGACCATCCGGGTCTACCTGACCGACGACTACGGCGGCGCGTACCTGGCGGCGGATACCGACGGCACGGTCGTCACGGTGATGCCACGCAAGTGA
- the ychF gene encoding redox-regulated ATPase YchF, with protein sequence MSLTLGIVGLPNVGKSTLFNALTKNDVLAANYPFATIEPNVGVVPLPDPRLDKLAEIFGSARILPATVSFVDIAGIVKGASEGAGLGNKFLANIREADAICQVVRVFADDDVVHVDGRVDPLADIEIIETELILADLQTLEKAVPRLEKEAKVKKDRKPVFDAAKAAQEILNDGTTLFAARDRVDADLLRELSLLTLKPFLYVFNADESVLTDAARVAELTAAVAPADAVFLDAKVESELLELDDESALELLESIGQTEPGLHALARAGFHTLGLQTYLTAGPKEARAWTIHQGDTAPKAAGVIHTDFERGFIKAEIVSYTDLVATGSMTAARAAGKVRMEGKDYTMADGDVVEFRFNV encoded by the coding sequence GTGAGTCTCACCCTCGGAATCGTCGGCCTGCCCAACGTCGGCAAGTCGACCCTGTTCAACGCGCTGACCAAGAACGACGTGCTCGCTGCGAACTACCCGTTCGCCACCATCGAGCCCAACGTCGGCGTGGTCCCGCTGCCGGATCCGAGGCTGGACAAGCTGGCGGAGATCTTCGGATCGGCCCGGATCCTGCCCGCGACGGTGTCGTTCGTCGACATCGCGGGCATCGTGAAGGGTGCCTCCGAGGGCGCGGGCCTCGGCAACAAATTCCTCGCCAACATCCGCGAGGCCGACGCGATCTGCCAGGTCGTGCGCGTCTTCGCCGACGACGATGTGGTCCACGTCGACGGCCGGGTCGACCCGCTCGCGGACATCGAGATCATCGAGACCGAGCTGATCCTCGCCGACCTGCAGACCCTCGAGAAGGCGGTCCCCCGCCTGGAGAAGGAAGCCAAGGTCAAGAAGGACCGCAAACCGGTCTTCGACGCCGCGAAGGCCGCCCAGGAAATCCTGAACGACGGCACCACCCTCTTCGCCGCGCGCGACCGCGTGGATGCCGACCTGCTCCGCGAACTCTCCCTCCTCACCCTGAAGCCGTTCCTCTACGTCTTCAACGCCGACGAATCGGTCCTCACCGACGCCGCCCGGGTGGCCGAACTGACCGCCGCCGTGGCCCCCGCCGACGCCGTCTTCCTCGACGCCAAGGTCGAATCCGAACTCCTGGAACTGGACGACGAATCCGCCCTGGAACTCCTGGAATCCATCGGCCAGACCGAACCCGGCCTGCACGCCCTGGCCCGGGCCGGCTTCCACACCCTCGGCCTCCAGACCTACCTCACCGCAGGCCCCAAGGAAGCCCGAGCCTGGACCATCCACCAGGGCGACACGGCCCCCAAGGCCGCCGGCGTCATCCACACCGACTTCGAACGCGGCTTCATCAAGGCCGAAATCGTCTCCTACACCGACCTCGTCGCCACCGGCTCCATGACCGCCGCCCGCGCCGCGGGCAAGGTCCGCATGGAGGGCAAGGACTACACCATGGCCGACGGCGACGTGGTCGAGTTCCGCTTCAACGTCTAG
- a CDS encoding dihydrofolate reductase family protein — protein MSRTRVHNLFVSSDGYAAGDHVTFEAPIGGAGALFGKFDGRVIHGIHGIDEPVTVDRAMFSMWGQGIGAEIMGRRKFGPQAGEWPDDGWTGWWGDAPPFRTPVFVLTHYPHATLEFDNGTSFHFVDASPEEALRLAHDAAGGLDVRIGGGPSTVSEFLQADLIDFLHVSIIPIVLGAGVRIWDHLTGLEERFSVESISTASGLTHQLWNRNRSE, from the coding sequence GTGTCCCGTACGCGAGTCCACAACCTCTTCGTCTCCTCGGACGGGTATGCCGCCGGCGATCACGTGACGTTCGAAGCGCCGATCGGTGGGGCAGGAGCGCTGTTCGGCAAGTTCGACGGACGCGTCATCCACGGCATTCACGGAATAGACGAACCGGTGACCGTGGACCGCGCCATGTTCAGCATGTGGGGCCAGGGTATCGGGGCGGAGATCATGGGTCGGCGCAAGTTCGGCCCGCAAGCGGGCGAATGGCCGGACGACGGCTGGACGGGATGGTGGGGAGACGCACCGCCCTTCCGCACCCCGGTCTTCGTTCTGACCCATTACCCGCACGCAACTCTCGAGTTCGACAACGGCACCAGTTTCCACTTCGTGGACGCCTCACCCGAGGAGGCGCTTCGCTTGGCGCACGATGCGGCCGGCGGGTTGGACGTCCGGATCGGCGGCGGGCCGTCCACCGTGAGCGAGTTCCTCCAGGCCGATCTCATTGATTTTCTGCACGTGTCGATCATTCCGATCGTGCTCGGTGCCGGTGTTCGGATCTGGGATCACCTCACCGGCCTGGAAGAGCGATTCAGTGTCGAGTCCATCAGCACAGCAAGCGGTCTGACGCATCAGCTGTGGAACCGGAACCGCAGCGAGTGA
- a CDS encoding respiratory nitrate reductase subunit gamma, producing the protein MKYFLWVVLPYSAFALFVAGHFWRFRHDRFGSDRRGTGTRIEGTGATLFRSGILIVIVTRLLVVSFPALHSQPYGAAHMTVIVFEVLGSALTISGAVLLAVPHMIAGTQRSLVSPIDRLTVPVLILALLSGLLVQFGSDSYLGEYRTAGTLFEWFRSLITLHPHPAAMQSAPVPYQLRGLIVTLLIAIWPYTRLSGILAGPLLHWCGRLYRAAQSRPLKRLRQ; encoded by the coding sequence ATGAAGTATTTCCTGTGGGTAGTGCTGCCCTACAGCGCATTTGCGCTGTTCGTGGCAGGCCACTTCTGGCGCTTCCGACACGACCGCTTCGGTTCCGATCGGCGCGGAACCGGCACGCGGATCGAGGGAACCGGTGCCACGTTGTTCCGGTCCGGCATCCTGATCGTCATCGTCACCCGCCTTCTCGTGGTGTCGTTCCCGGCGTTGCACTCCCAGCCCTACGGCGCCGCCCACATGACGGTCATCGTGTTCGAGGTACTCGGCTCGGCGCTGACGATCAGCGGCGCGGTACTTCTCGCGGTGCCGCACATGATCGCGGGCACCCAGCGCTCACTGGTCTCCCCGATCGACCGCCTCACCGTCCCCGTCCTGATCCTCGCCCTGTTGTCGGGCCTGCTGGTCCAGTTCGGCTCGGACTCCTACCTCGGTGAATATCGCACCGCCGGAACACTTTTCGAATGGTTCCGCTCCCTGATCACCCTGCACCCGCACCCCGCCGCCATGCAGTCCGCCCCCGTCCCCTACCAACTCCGCGGCCTGATCGTCACCCTCCTCATCGCCATCTGGCCCTACACCCGCCTCTCCGGCATCCTCGCCGGCCCACTCCTCCACTGGTGTGGCCGCCTGTACCGGGCCGCGCAGTCGCGTCCGTTGAAACGGTTGCGGCAGTAG